In Micromonospora ferruginea, the sequence CGACGCCGGGCACCTGCACCTGTCCGCGTACACCCTGTTGGACGTCGCGTCGCGCGGCGCGGGACTGCGCGCGCTGGCCGCCGCCCGCGAGCGCGGGCTGACCGTGAGCGTCGACGCGGCCTCCGCGGCGCCGCTGCGGCGCGTCGGCGGGGCGTTTCTGACCTGGGTACGCGACGTCGACCTGCTGCTGGTCAACTCGGACGAGGCGACGGTGCTGGCCGGTGGCCTGGACCCGGCGGCGCAGGCCCGGGCGCTGACCGCGGTGGCGCACCGGGTGGTGGTCAAGCGCGGCGCGGCCGGCGCGGTCTGGGTGGAGCGCGGCGGTCGGGTGGAGGCCGCCGCGGCGCCCGGGGTGGCCGTGGTGGACGTCACCGGGGCCGGGGACGCGTTCGCCGCCGGCCTGCTCACCGCCTGGCTGGCCGGCGCCTCGCCCGGCGCGGCGCTGGCCCGGGCCGGCGACCTGGGCGCGCTGGCCGTGACCACGGTGGGCGCCCGCCCCGGTGGATGACGGTCCGGGTCAGGGCTCGGCGTCGATGACCTTGTGCGGGCGCTCTTCGGCGGACAGCGCCATCGGCGGGGTCTCGTCGCGGCCGCGGGGCTGGAACCGGTTGGCCAGGCGGTGCTCCTCCTTGGGCGGGCGGTCGTTCGCCAGCAGCACCGCGAGCCACGGGATGATCGCCATCCCGAGCGCGCACAGCGACAACCACAGCCACAGCAGCGGGGCCTGGACGCCGACCAGGACCGCGCCCACGACCAGGCAGGCGACGCGGATGCCCATCATCAGCACGTAGCGCTTCTGCCGGCTGCTGAGCTGGTCGTCCTGGCTGCGCGAGGCGTCGGTGATCAGGATCGGCTGGTAGGCCTGATGCTTCACCACGGACCTCCTACGAGGGGATACGACCCATCCTGTCACTCCACCCCGACGATCGGCGACAATCGGGCCACGTGTTACGCGCGTGGTACGCTCCGGGTTGTGGCCAATCGGTTCAGCTTCACCGACGAGGCGCTGGCCAACCTGCGGGTCTACGACGTCACGCCCGGGGAAGTCTGGGAGGCCCTGCACAGCAACCGCCGGGTCATCCGGCACCTCGGTGACGACGTCATGGTGGTCTACGCCACCGACCACCGCGGCCGGCGGCTCGCCGTGCTGCTGGCCGAGGCCGACGGCACCGACAACGACTGGGACATCCTCTCCGCCCGCGAGCTGAGCGACGTCGAGGCCAAGCGCTACGACGAGGCGGTGCGGAGGTCACGCCGACGAGGAGGCGGTCACGATGCACCGTGACGAGGCGACCAAGCGGTTCCACGGCGGCGGCGACGCGTTCGCCGACCTGATCGACGAGACGTCGCCGGCGCAACTGCCCACCCCCGACACCGACGTGCCGATGGTCAGCCGGTCGGTCCGGCTACCGCTGGAGACCTACGAACGGGTCCGGGACGCCGCCGACGCGCGCGGCATCGGGGTGACCACGCTGATGCGGCAGTGGATCGAGGCCGGCCTCGCCGACCTGGACGACTCCGCCACGGTCTCGCTGGCCGACGTGCGCCGCGCGCTGGCCTCGCTGTCCCGCCCGACCGCCGCCTGAACGCTCAGGCCTCGGGGCCGGCCTCGCCGAGCGCCTCCCGGCCGACCGGTGAGGCGGAGGACTCCGGCGGCGCTCCCCGGGCGCGCCGCGCGTCGGCGAGCGCGACCAGCGCCAGCACGCCGGCCACCACGCCGAGCGCCAGCAGCGCCGGCCCGGTCGTCAGCGCCGGCGCGAGCAGCACCAGAGCTACCAGGCCGATCAGCCGGGAGCGGGACACCCGGCCGAAGATCTCGTACTCGAAGCGGGACCGGGCGGCCAGGAACAGCGCCGGGCCGCCCACCACGAAGACCAGCCAGCGCGGGTCGGCGTCCTCGTACGGGTGGGCGATGACCAGCTCGTAGCCGACCGCGGACGTGAGCACGCCGAGCACCATGAACAGGTGGGTCTGCGCGGCCGACTCGGCCAGCCGCCCCGGCGTGCCGGCCAGCCGCAGCGCCTCCACGAGCAGGTGCCCGGCCCGGTGGAAGTAGAGCCGCCAGAGCAGCGCGGTGACGCCGAACGCGAGCGCGAACGCGGCGGCCGACCGGCCGGAGAACCGCTCCCCGCTGTAGGACACGCCGATCACCAGGATCGACTCGCCGAGCGCGATGAGGAAGATCTGCTGGTAGCGCTCGGCCAGGTGCTCCCCGGCGACAAGCCAGCTCCGGATGCGGGACGGCCCGAGCCGGGGCAGCGGCCAGCCCAGGAACGTGCCCAGGTAGTCCGCCGCCAACGCCACCACCCACAGCGGCAGGCGCAGGTCGGGCACCAGCGCGCCGACGAGCCAGAGCGGGGCGGTCGCCACGGCCCAGCCGGTCAGCCGCACCGGCACCATCCGGCGGGGATGTCCGCGCAACGCCACCATCAGGACCAGCGGACGCCCGACCATGATCACCACATAGGTGAGCGCGAACGCCAGCGCCCGCTCCTCCAGCGCGCGGGGCAAAGTCACCCCGAGCACCAGGCTGCCGAACATGACGCCGACCACGACCGCCTGGATGACCAGCCGCTCCGGCTCGTACCGGCTGGTCACCCAGGTGGTGATGGTCCAGACGTGCCAGAGCACCAGGAAGAGCAGCAGCGTCCGGAGGACGCCGGTCGTCATGTGCGCGCCGTCGACGTCGGCCACCAGGCGCTGCGACACCCGGGTCAGCGCGAAGACGAAGACCAGGTCGAAGAAGAGCTCCAGGAACGTGGCGCGCTCGGCGCTGGACGTGGTGCGCAGCAGCGCCCCGCCCCGCTGCTCGCTCACCCCTTCGCGGCCTTCGCCTCCGCCTTCATCCGCTGCTTGAACTCGCGCACCTTGCGCAGCGACTCCGGGTCGGTCACGTCGGCCACCGACCGGTGCGCGTCCGCGTCGCCGTAGCTCCCGGCCGCCTCCCGCCACCCCGCCGGGGTCACGCCGAAGCGCTTGCCCAGCAGCGCGACGAAGATCTGCGCCTTCTGCCGGCCGAAGCCGGGCAGCTCACCGACGCGACGCAGCAGCTCACCGCCGTCGGACGCGTCGGACCAGAGCCGGGCCGGGTCGCCGTCGTAGCGGTCCACCAGCGCCCGGCAGACCTCCTGGACCCGGGCCGCCATCGCCTTCGGGAAGCGGTGCAGCGCGGGCGGCCGGGCGAACAGCTCCACCAGCGCCTCCGGGGCGTACCCGGCCAGTTCCCGGGCGTCCGGCTCGTGGCCGAGCCGCTGCGCCAACACGTACGGCGAGGAGAACGCCTTCTCCATCGGCACCTGCTGGTCCAGCACCATGCCGAGGAGCAGGGCCAGCGGGCTGCGCGCCAACAACTCGTTGGCCTGCGGGTCGATGGGCAGGGAGAGCGTCATGCCCCCATCCTGCCGTCCCGGGGGCCGGTCGGGTCGCCGACTCCCCGACGCGCACGACGCGGCCCGGTGGACCCCCACGGGGACCACCGGGCCGCGCGACCCGTGACGCGGGTCAGTTCACCACGAAGAGCAGCCGGTTCGGCGAGCCCGAACCCGGGTTCGTCACCTTGCCGGTGGTGGCGTTGCTGGTCAGGTAGCTGGCCACCTGCGCCGGGCTGTAGGACGGGTTGGCCGACAGCACCAGCGCCGCCGCGCCGGCCACGTGCGGCGAGGCCATCGAGGTGCCGCTGATCGTGTTGGTCGCGGTGTCGCTGCTGTTCCACGACGACGTGATCGAGGAGCCCGGGGCGAAGATGTCCACGCACGAGCCGTAGTTGGAGAACGACGACCGCGCGTCGCTGCTGGTGGTCGAGCCCACCGTGATCGCCGAGGCGACCCGGGCCGGCGACGAGTTGCAGGCGTTCGCGCTGGAGTTGCCGGCCGCCAGCGCGTACGTGATGCCGGAGCTGATCGAGTTGGCCACCGCGTTGTCCAGCGAGGTGCTGACGCCGCCGCCGAGGCTCATGTTGGCCACGGCCGGCTTGACCGCGTTCGAGGTGACCCAGTTGACGCCGTTGACCACGCCGGCGGTGGTGCCGCTGCCGGAGCAGTTGAGCACCTTCACCGCGATCAGCCGCACGCCCTTGGCCACGCCGTACGTGCTGCCGCCGACCGTGCCGGCGACGTGCGTACCGTGGCCGTTGCAGTCGGTGTTGTTGCTGTCCACCGTGTTGGTGCCCCAGGTGGCCCGGCCGCCGAACTGGCTGTGGGTGGTCCGGATGCCGGTGTCGATGATGTAGGCGCGCACGTTGGTGGCGGTGTTCGGGTAGGTGTAGGTGCCGTTGAGCGGCAGGTTGCGCTGGTCGATCCGGTCCAGGCCCCAGGTGGCGCCGGTCTGGGTGCCCTGCGCGGTCACCCGACGGTCCTGCTCGACGTACGCGACGGCCGGGTCGGCGGCCAGCCGGCGCGCCTGTCCGGTGCTCATCGTCGCGCTGTAGCCGGTGAGCGCGGCGGTCCACACCGCGCCGACGCTGCCGCCGTAGCGCTTGGCCAGGCCGGCGGCCCGGTCCGGCACGGCGGTGCGGGCGGTACGGCTGTTCGCGGCGCCGACCGCGTCGCCCTTGAGCACGACCAGGTAGCTGCCGCTGACGGCGTCGGCGGCCCCGGCGTACCGGATCTGCCCGGTGGGTGCGGCGAGGGCGGGGGTGGAGGCGGCGGCGGTGAGGGCCGCGGCGGCGGCCGTGACGGCGAGCGCGCGCAGCGCGCGACGCCGAGGAACGGACACGTCGGGCATCGTCTGGCTCCCTACCGGGCGGGCCGGTTCGTGGCCGGCGGGCCGCCCATCGACGGATGTTGACGGGAATGCTAACCACACATCGACATCTATCGAAAGAGATAGTTGCCGGGTAATACCGTCTGCCCGTCGGATCCGGCGGGTGCGCGCCGCGCCCGGCGGCGGCCGAGGCAGGATGACGACGTGGACCGTCACGACATGCTGCTCTCCCCCGCCGGGGTCGACGCGCTGCGCACCGCGCTCACGCTCGCCGACTTCACCGCCAACGGCATCGCCGGGCGACTCGGCTCGCAGGCCACCGGCGGCGTCGCCCGCAACGACAATCGCGCGGCCCTGCGCGCCACCGAGGACCGCGACCGGCTGGGCACCCTGATCCGGGTGTTCATCTGCGACCAGACCGAACCGGAGCCGGTGGTGGCCGCCGCGCTGGCCCCGCTGGGCGTGGACGAGGCGCTCGCCGGGGGCATCGTCGAGCGGCACGGCGACGGCCTGCGCGCCGGCGTCGACCTGGAGCCGTACGGAGACGACTGGTGGGTGCTCGCCGACGTGCCCGCCAGCGCCCGGCCCGGCCGGCCGTTGCACGCCGAGCACGTGCTCGGCATCGGCGGGGCCACCCAGACGCTCATCGGCGCCGCCGTGCGCCGCCCGGTGGAGACCGCGCTGGACCTCGGCACGGGCTCCGGCGTGCAGGCGCTGCACCTGAGCACCCACGCCCGCCGGGTCACCGCCACCGACGTCTCCGAGCGGGCGCTGCGCTTCGCCGCGACCACCGCCGCGCTCAACGGGCAGGACTGGGAGCTGCTCCGCGGGGACCTGGTCGCCCCGGTCGCCGGGCGCCGCTTCGACCTGGTGGTCAGCAACCCGCCGTTCGTGGTCGGCCCGGGCACCACCACGCACGTCTACCGCGACTCCGGCCGGGTCGGCGACGCGATCGGCGCCGAACTGGCCGCCGCCGCGCCGCACCTGCTCACCGACGGCGGCACCATGCAGTACCTGGCGAACTGGGTGCACGTCACCGGCGAGGACTGGGCCGAGCGGGTCACCGGCTGGTTCGCCGGCACCGGGCTGGACGCCTGGGTGATCCAGCGCGAGGTGGCCGACCCGATGGCGTACGTGAACCTGTGGCTCACCGATGTCGGGGAGAGCGCCGACCCGCGCCGGATGGAGGCGTGGCTGGACTGGTTCGACGCGCACAAGGTGGAGGCGATCGGGTTCGGCATCGTGTCGCTGCGCCGCACCGGGCACGACCGGCCGATCATCCGGGTCGAGGACCTGCGCCAGCGGGTGGAGCCGCCGCTCGGCGACCGGATCGGCGAGTGGTTCGACCGGCAGGACTGGCTGCGCGACCGGGACACCGACGGGTTGCTCGCCGCCCGCTACCGGGCCGCCGACGGGCTGCAACTGCGCCAGGAGGCCACCATGGGCGACGACGGCTGGGCGGTGGACCGGCAGGTGCTGGCCATGCCGCGCGGGCTGCGCTGGTCCGAGGAGGTCGACCCGCTGGTGCTGGCCCTGGTCGGCGGCGCGGACGGCCGGCTGCCGCTGCGCGACCAGCTCGCCCTGCTCGCCGCCGCGCACGACGTGACGCCCGACGAACTGGCCGAGGCGGCCGGCCCGATCGTGGCGCACCTGGTCGAGCGCGGCCTGGTCGAGCCGGTGGTCGACTGATGCGCGCGGTGGTGCAGACCGTCGGCCGGGCCTCGGTCACCGTCGACGGCACGGTGGTGGGCGAGATCGCCGACGGGTTGCTGGTGCTGCTCGGGGTGACCCACACGGACACCCCGCAGGTGGCCGCCACCATGGCCCGCAAGCTGCACGAGCTGCGCATCCTGGACGACGAGCGCAGCGCCGCCGAC encodes:
- a CDS encoding carbohydrate kinase family protein — encoded protein: MSGVPRVVVVGDVITDVVAMLSGPLATGSDTAAGIRFSGGGQAANTAAWLAGQGAAVTLVAAVGDDETGRERVAELTRVGVDCAVERHEGYPTGTVIVLTHDGERTMVSQRGANLRLTARHVDAALAAAPDAGHLHLSAYTLLDVASRGAGLRALAAARERGLTVSVDAASAAPLRRVGGAFLTWVRDVDLLLVNSDEATVLAGGLDPAAQARALTAVAHRVVVKRGAAGAVWVERGGRVEAAAAPGVAVVDVTGAGDAFAAGLLTAWLAGASPGAALARAGDLGALAVTTVGARPGG
- a CDS encoding DUF3099 domain-containing protein, coding for MKHQAYQPILITDASRSQDDQLSSRQKRYVLMMGIRVACLVVGAVLVGVQAPLLWLWLSLCALGMAIIPWLAVLLANDRPPKEEHRLANRFQPRGRDETPPMALSAEERPHKVIDAEP
- a CDS encoding low temperature requirement protein A, which gives rise to MSEQRGGALLRTTSSAERATFLELFFDLVFVFALTRVSQRLVADVDGAHMTTGVLRTLLLFLVLWHVWTITTWVTSRYEPERLVIQAVVVGVMFGSLVLGVTLPRALEERALAFALTYVVIMVGRPLVLMVALRGHPRRMVPVRLTGWAVATAPLWLVGALVPDLRLPLWVVALAADYLGTFLGWPLPRLGPSRIRSWLVAGEHLAERYQQIFLIALGESILVIGVSYSGERFSGRSAAAFALAFGVTALLWRLYFHRAGHLLVEALRLAGTPGRLAESAAQTHLFMVLGVLTSAVGYELVIAHPYEDADPRWLVFVVGGPALFLAARSRFEYEIFGRVSRSRLIGLVALVLLAPALTTGPALLALGVVAGVLALVALADARRARGAPPESSASPVGREALGEAGPEA
- a CDS encoding HhH-GPD-type base excision DNA repair protein, yielding MTLSLPIDPQANELLARSPLALLLGMVLDQQVPMEKAFSSPYVLAQRLGHEPDARELAGYAPEALVELFARPPALHRFPKAMAARVQEVCRALVDRYDGDPARLWSDASDGGELLRRVGELPGFGRQKAQIFVALLGKRFGVTPAGWREAAGSYGDADAHRSVADVTDPESLRKVREFKQRMKAEAKAAKG
- a CDS encoding S8 family peptidase, which produces MPDVSVPRRRALRALAVTAAAAALTAAASTPALAAPTGQIRYAGAADAVSGSYLVVLKGDAVGAANSRTARTAVPDRAAGLAKRYGGSVGAVWTAALTGYSATMSTGQARRLAADPAVAYVEQDRRVTAQGTQTGATWGLDRIDQRNLPLNGTYTYPNTATNVRAYIIDTGIRTTHSQFGGRATWGTNTVDSNNTDCNGHGTHVAGTVGGSTYGVAKGVRLIAVKVLNCSGSGTTAGVVNGVNWVTSNAVKPAVANMSLGGGVSTSLDNAVANSISSGITYALAAGNSSANACNSSPARVASAITVGSTTSSDARSSFSNYGSCVDIFAPGSSITSSWNSSDTATNTISGTSMASPHVAGAAALVLSANPSYSPAQVASYLTSNATTGKVTNPGSGSPNRLLFVVN
- a CDS encoding DUF7059 domain-containing protein, with amino-acid sequence MDRHDMLLSPAGVDALRTALTLADFTANGIAGRLGSQATGGVARNDNRAALRATEDRDRLGTLIRVFICDQTEPEPVVAAALAPLGVDEALAGGIVERHGDGLRAGVDLEPYGDDWWVLADVPASARPGRPLHAEHVLGIGGATQTLIGAAVRRPVETALDLGTGSGVQALHLSTHARRVTATDVSERALRFAATTAALNGQDWELLRGDLVAPVAGRRFDLVVSNPPFVVGPGTTTHVYRDSGRVGDAIGAELAAAAPHLLTDGGTMQYLANWVHVTGEDWAERVTGWFAGTGLDAWVIQREVADPMAYVNLWLTDVGESADPRRMEAWLDWFDAHKVEAIGFGIVSLRRTGHDRPIIRVEDLRQRVEPPLGDRIGEWFDRQDWLRDRDTDGLLAARYRAADGLQLRQEATMGDDGWAVDRQVLAMPRGLRWSEEVDPLVLALVGGADGRLPLRDQLALLAAAHDVTPDELAEAAGPIVAHLVERGLVEPVVD